CCGGCGTTCCGTAAGATCATCACCGAGGCCATGAAGGAGTACAAGCCGGATTTCATCCTTCATGTGTTCGGCACGGACGCCCATCGAGACGACGACATGGTGCGGCTAGGTCTGACCACAAAGGCCTTCGAACGCATGGCAGAAACTACCCATCACCTTGCCCACCATCTGTGCGGTGGACGTTACGTAGTGGTCGGCGGGGGTGGTTACAACATCAGCGCGACCCGGCGGAGCTGGGCGATAGCGACCTGTGTCGTTTCCGGATCATATCCTGACGATCCTGAGGGACTGCATCATCTGCAGGACCCGTGCATTTACCACCGTACAGAGATCGGCGTCCGCGAGGCGGACGCGGCGGTCCGCAACGTGATGGATAACGTCCTCCCGATGATGCGAGGATCTCCTTGATCGGCCTCGGCTCAATCATCTAGTGAATGCTGGAGCTCTTCGAATATCGGGAATGCCCCTTTTAACCATCGAGCTGGTTAACGGTGCATCTTTTCTTGTCATCCCATTTGTAAGGCCACGCAGAAGCGTTTTAGCTCATACGAGCGCAGGTGAATTCAATGACCGTACCAATCGAACAGGGCGATATCTTCGGCATCTTATTCACTGGCCGATATCTTTAGGGAACGATCTCTGGGGCAGAGATGGATGCAAAATAAATAGAGCATGGCGCCCCGGTCGGGATTTGGACCCGAGTCCCTAGCTCGACAGGCTAGGATGATAGGCCGCTACACTACCGGGGCTTGTGCTGGTCTCCACAATAAATAAGTCATATTTATGGGTTGAGGTGCCCCAGTCCCTGAGTTGATCAAAAAGGTACGGATTTGGCGTTATTCTGGAAAAGATTATTATGGTACCCTCCGTTCTTTCCAAGCCTGCAACGGGCAGGAGGATGGAAACAGCATGGCTGAACGCAAACTCAGGGTGGAGGACTACATGGTCAGGGACGTCATAGAGATTCCCGGGGGTTACACTGTCGCGCAGACGACCGCCAAGCTCATTTCTACCGAGTTCCACGGACTGCCGGTGACCGAGGGCGGCCGCCTTATCGGGTTCATAACTGCCAAGGAGCTGCTTCGTAACGCCAACCGCCCAAAAGAGCTGGTCCGCAACATTATCAAGAAGGGTACCGTAAGTGTCAACCCCCAGATGGACCTGGACGACGCCGCACGCGTCCTCTTCCGGCATGGGCTAAGGAACGTTCCGGTGGTGGATGAAAAGGGCGTTCTCATCGGCATCATCTCCAATCTCGATATCGTGCGCTCGCATATCGAAAGGGCTACGCCTAACAAGGTCAACATGATCAAGAACTTCCTGGAATCGAAGCACCATATCACGATCGTCGTCAAGCGGCGTCTGATCCCGATCGAGGACCTAAGGCCGACCCAGCATGAGGTCTACGCCGACGAGCTGTTCGGCCGCATGGAAGAGATCAAGCGCGGCCTGGTCGAGCCGATAATAGTGGTCCAGAAACATGACCATTACATCCTCGTCGACGGTCACCACCGGGCGTTAGCATCGAAGAAGATGGGCGTGAAACAGTTCACCGCATTCGTCCTGGAGCCAAGCGTCGACGTCGAGCTCGGGTTGGAACGTTCCGCAGACGAAAGGGGCCTGCATACCCTGGACGATGTCAAGATCATCGATGGCTCGCACCATCCGCTGATCGAGATCACCACCAGGTTCATGAAGGATGAGACCCCGCTCTAGGTCAGAGTCAATTTAATTTTAATAGAACAATGAAAGGGTTTTCTGGAGAAGGAAGGATTCACTCCTTCTGCCTTCTCGCCGCCTCTAAGAGCAGCCTCTGCTCGGCCGATGCGATGATCGGAATGGTGTCCATCACGGTATCCGGATTCAGGCTGATGCTGTCGATGCCCGCCTTCACCAGGAACTCGGTGAACTCCGGATAGACCGAGGGCGCCTGCCCGCAGATCGAAACGGTCCGTCCCTTCTTGTGCGCTTCGGTGATCAGGATATTTATGGCCCGCTTGATGGCCTCGTTCCGTTCATCGAAGTATCCCATCTTGCCCAGCACATCGGAGTCCCGGTCCGCGCCCATGGTCAACTGGGTCAGGTCGTTGCTGCCGATGGAGAACCCGTCACAGTAGTCGGAGAACTCCGCCGCCATGAAGATGTTGGCCGGGATCTCGGCCATCAGGTAGAGCTTGAGGTCGCGGTTCCTTTCCAGGCCGACCTCGGCCATCATGGCGGAGATCTTCTTCAGTTCGTCGATCGTCCGCACGAACGGCAGCATGATCATGACGTTCTTCAGGCCCATCTCTTCGCGTACCTTCTTGATGGCCTTCAATTCGAGCTTGAACGCTTCCCGGTATGAATCGGATACGTAACGGGAACAGCCCCTCCATCCGATCATTGGGTTGGATTCCTTGGGCTCGTACTTCTCGCCGCCCTTCATCTCGCGGTATTCGTTGGTCTTGAAGTCCGAGGTCCTCAGGATCACCGGCCTGGGGAAGAACGCCTTGGCCACCACGGAGATGCCGTTCGCCAGCCGGTCCACCAGCTCCTGCGATTTGCCCTTCTCCATCATGGCCAACGGGTGCTCCTGGATGTAGCTGGTGAAAAGGAACTCGATCCTCATCAGGCCCACGCCAGATACTGGCAGTGCACAGTATTCCTCGGCCTTCTGGGGAACCCCGATGTTCACATAGACCTTGGTCCCGGTCACTGGAACCATCATGCCGGATCCCTTGGCGGATTTTGATTCGCAGGAGTTCTCTTCCTTCTTCTTGACCGCGATCTCCCCCTCGTAGACCACACCGGTCTTGCCTTCGACGGTGACCAGCAGGCCCTCGGTCAGGATGGTGATCGCGTCGGACGCACCGACCACGCAAGGGATACCCAATTCCCTGGCCACGATCGCCGCGTGGCAGGTCATGCCCCCTTCCTCGGTGACGATGGCGGCCGCACGTGTCATTGCCGGCACCATGTCCGGTGTGGTCATCTTGGTCACCATGATATCTCCTTTCTTGATGACCTCCAGGTTCATCTCGTCCGCGACGTGCCTTACCCTTCCGCTGGCGTTTCCAGGGGAGGCGGCCAATCCCTTGACCAATATCTTATCCGATTTCATCTCCTCTGACACGGTATCCTTCCCGGCCTTGTCACCATTGTTACCCAATGTGGTCACGGGCCTGGCCTGGACCACGAAGACCTGCTCGTCCTCGATGCACCATTCTATGTCCATCGGACGGTCATAGTGGCTCTCGATGTTCTTCCCGATGTCCGCTACCGCGAATATCTGTTCGTCGGTCAGTTTCTGCGCGCTCACCAGTTCCGGGGCGATGTCCTCCTTGATGGTGTCTCCCACCTTTCCACGAACGAACTTCCAGGTCTGCTTGGCGACGCGCTTGTTGATGATCTTGTTGTGGAACTTCTCGACCACGTAGGTATCGGGAGTGACCTTCCCGCTGACTATGGCCTCTCCGAGCCCATAGCCGGCCTCGATTATGATGTGAGGCATTTCGGAGTTGGGGTCCACCGTGAACATGATACCGGATATGTCCGAGTTCACCATCTTCTGGACAACGACCGCCAGCTTGACCGCGGAGTGCTCGAAGTTCTTGGTGGCACGGTATGCTATGGCCCTTGGCGTGAAAAGGGATGACCAGCATTTCTTGATCTTATCCATCAGGTCATCGGCGTTGGGAACGTTCAGGTAGGTGTCCTGCTGTCCCGCGAAGGACGCAGTGGGCAGATCCTCGGCGGTGGCGCTGGACCTTACGGCCACCAGGCACGCCTTCTTTCCTTTGAACATTCGCCCATACTCTTTTAGCACTTCCTTTGTAAGGTCGGCCGGGATGAGAGATTCCTCGAACGCCTTCCTGATGGCGACGGATGCACCCTGAAGGGACGGTTCAGAGTTGACGTCCACCGAAGCCAACACCTCGTTGATCTTGGGGACCAGGTTGTTGGATGCTATGAAATCATCATAGGCGAGGGTAGTAAGCACAAAACCGGGAGGTACATTGAACCCCGCGGAGACCAGTTCGCCCAGGTTCGCAGCTTTTCCTCCTGCGATAGGGATGTCGTTCTTGCTCAAGTCTGCGATGCTAGTGATTCGCTTCATTGTTTCGTCCCCCTTTCAAGAACGGATTTGGACTCATGGGACGGCGTTTCCGTCCCGTTCGCCTGTTCGCAATAAGCGCAATGGCTATTAAGTTTTCCGAGAACGCGGGAATTTTGGTAAGAAAAATAATCACGTTTCTACATGAACCCAACCTCCATGCTGGGTCAACGGTTCGCTGTGGCCTTGACAACCATCAGCTTCAAAAATATTATGGAAAAGATATTAGTTCTGAGGCAGTATGGGTCGAAGTTGCCCTATGATTCCGCCCGAGATTCAAGAACGCCGAGCTGTGCCAATGCATGTCAGGAGGCTGTTTTTCGTAATATCATATTCGATAATCGAAGGGTGACTTCGCTATTCAGAGCTTTTTTCGAAATTGTAAGGTCAACAGTAAGCCGATTTTACATTATTCGCAATCTAATTAATGTCTTTCGTAATTGAATAAATGAAATGATTAAATATCATGATAATTTTCAAGGTCTGCGAGGGCGTTGAAGTGAAAACCATTGAGATACGATGGCACGGCAGGGGCGGACAAGGTGTCGTTACAGCAAACGAGATCTTGGCCGGAGCCGCACTGAAGGAAGGCAAGTACATAAAAGCATTCCCGGAGTTCGGTCCGGAGAGGATGGGGGCGCCGATCAGGGCATTTGCCCGCATATCGGACGAACCGATCAACGTACACAGCCAGGTTTATTATCCCGACATAGTGGTCGTAATAGACCCCACCCTGATCGGGGTCGTCAACGTGCTTGACGGGCTCAAGCAGAAAGGGTCGGTCATAGCTAATTATCCAGATGGAAAGGACAAGCTCAAGATGAAGATCGGCAGCGAAGCAGACGTCCATGCGGTCAACGCCACCAAGATAGCGCTGGATGAGCTGGGAAGGCCGATGACCAACACTGCCATGCTGGGAGCGCTGGTCAAGGTATCTGATATGGTCAGTCTGAAGTCGGTAACGGAAGAACTGAGGGCGAAGTTCACTGGCAAGTTCAAGAATGATGTCATCGCGAAGAACGTGAAGGCCGTTCAAAGGGCATATGAAGAGGTGGACTGAAATGGCGGACAAGAGCTCGAAGGAACTGGAACCGGGCGCGATGATCTGTGAAGCAGGAAATGCCAGAGAGTACAAGACCGGGGACTGGCGGTCGAAGAGGCCGGAAGTGGACAAGGAGAAATGCACCAACTGCCTCTTCTGCTGGATCTACTGCCCGGACAACAGTATCATCGTAGAGAACGAGAAGATGAAGGGAATCAAGTACTCACACTGCAAAGGCTGCGGCATATGTGCGAACCAGTGCCCGGCAAAGGCGATTACGATGATCGAGGAGGGAGCTTAATGGAACCGATTGCGTTGAACGGGGATATGGCCATAGCCCATGCATGGAGACAGATCGACCCGGACGTTGTCGCGTCCTATCCTATCACTCCGCAGACCATCATAGTGGAGAACTATGCCGAGTTCGTGGCCAACGGTGAGGTCGAAACCGAATACGTTTGCGCTGAGTCAGAGCACAGCGCGATGTCCTTATGCATCGGCGCCTCAGCGGCCGGCGGCAGGGTTGCGACCGCGACCGCATCGGCCGGACTGGCATTCATGTGGGAGGTGCTTTGGATCGCCTCTGCGATGAGGCTTCCGATATGCATGTCGGTCGCCAACCGTGCCTTGAGCGGACCGATCAACATCCAGTGCGACCACAGTGACGCCATGGGCGCAAGGGACACCGGATGGATACAGCTCTTCGGGGAGAACGTCCAAGAGGCCTACGACAACACCGTGATGTCGTTCAAGATCGCAGAGCACTCCGGAGTCCGCCTGCCCATCATGACATGCATCGACGGTTTCATTGTCACCCATGCGCTGGAACGCCTGGAGACGCTGGAGACCCAGGTTGTGAAGGATTTCGTCGGACCGTACCAGGCGGTGAGGCCGCTCCTGGACCTTAAGAACCCGACCACCTATGGACCGTTCTCGCAGACGGACTACTATTTCGAGCACAAGTATCAGATCATGGAGGCCATGAAGCGCGCCAAACCGGTGGTAAAGCAGGTCCAGAAGGACTATGCCAAGATCTCCGGCCGAGAGCACAGCATCATCGAGGGATACAAGACCGAGGACGCTGACTATGTCATAATGGCAATGGGTTCCACCGCTGGAACGCTGCGCCATGTGGTCGATGAACTGAGGCACGAGGGAAAGAAGGTCGGTTCGGTCAAGCTGCGTCTGTTCAGGCCTTTCCCGTTCGATGAGGTCAAGGAAATGTTGGAAGGCAAGAAGGGAGTGGCCGTTATGGATCGTGCGATCAGCACCGGATCTTCAGGGCCGATGTTCCCAGAGGTCCGTACGGCCCTGTACGATGCCGTGGACCGCCCGGACATCGCGAACTATGTCTACGGACTTGGAGGAAGGGACGTCAAGATCGACGAGCTAAAGGGAGTGTACAAGCAGCTGATGACGAAAGATCATGACATGGTCAATTACCTGGGGGTGCGCCCGTGAGCTTCACTCTGAAAGAGCTCTCCCACTCCGAGGACCGCCTGACCGAAGGGCACCGGCTCTGCGCCGGCTGCTCGGAATCTATCGTGGCCCGCCAGGTCCTGATGGCCAGCAAGAAGCCGGTGGTCGTGGCCAACGCCACTGGTTGCTTCGAGGTCTCCACCACCATCTATCCGTTCACCTCCTGGAACGTGCCATGGATCCACAGCGCCTTCGAGAACGCCCCGGCATCGATCGGCGGCGTGGAGGCGACGTATCTGGCATTGAAAAGGAAGGGCAAGATTACCGAGGACATCAACTTCCTCGCCTTCGGCGGAGACGGCGCAACCTACGATATCGGATTCCAGGCGTTATCTGGAGCGATCGAACGGGGACACCGTTTCCTGTACGTTTGCCTGAACAACGAGGCATATATGAACACCGGTATCCAGAGGTCCGGAGCCACCGGAAGGGGCGCCCAGACCACCACCTGCCCGGCAGGAACCTGCGTTCCCGGAAAGAAGGAATTCCCCAAGGACCTCACCCGGATCATCATCGCCCATGACCTCCCCTACGCGGCCCAGGCATCTCCCCACAACTGGAGGGACCTGATGGAAAAGGCGGAGAAGGGATTGGAGTGCGGAGGACCGGCGTTCATGAACGTGGTCACACCATGTCCCCGCGGCTGGAGGTTCGACCCGGCCCTCACGATCGAGATATCCAGGCTTGCGGTTGAGACCTGCATCTGGCCTCTCTATGAGTTCGAGAAAGGCAAGTGGAGCTTGACCGGAGAGAGCAAGAGGATCGCCGAGGGCAAGAAGGAGAAACGCCCGGTGATGGACTGGATCAAGTCCCAGGGCCGCTTCGGTCACCTCTTGAAGGACAAATGGTCCCCGGTGATCGAAGAGATCCAGGCCAACGTCGATAAGAAGTGGGAAGAGCTGATCAAGCTAAGCCAGATGTGATCGGGTCCTGACTTCCAAAACCCCTTAATAATAATTTTTCAAAAGAACCGGATCAAAAATGATCGTCGGACGGCCACTAATGGGTCGATCCCGATTCCTCGAAGACCGCATCCATTCCACGGAAGGCCTTCTCGATGGCCTCCAGGTCCTTCTTGGTAAGCGGTCTGCCGGTGTTCGGCATGGTCGGCCTGTCGATGTAGACGATCTTGGGATCGAGGCTTCTGATGGTCTCGGCGATCTCATTGACCTCGCCGATGTTCT
The DNA window shown above is from Methanomassiliicoccales archaeon and carries:
- the porA gene encoding pyruvate ferredoxin oxidoreductase produces the protein MEPIALNGDMAIAHAWRQIDPDVVASYPITPQTIIVENYAEFVANGEVETEYVCAESEHSAMSLCIGASAAGGRVATATASAGLAFMWEVLWIASAMRLPICMSVANRALSGPINIQCDHSDAMGARDTGWIQLFGENVQEAYDNTVMSFKIAEHSGVRLPIMTCIDGFIVTHALERLETLETQVVKDFVGPYQAVRPLLDLKNPTTYGPFSQTDYYFEHKYQIMEAMKRAKPVVKQVQKDYAKISGREHSIIEGYKTEDADYVIMAMGSTAGTLRHVVDELRHEGKKVGSVKLRLFRPFPFDEVKEMLEGKKGVAVMDRAISTGSSGPMFPEVRTALYDAVDRPDIANYVYGLGGRDVKIDELKGVYKQLMTKDHDMVNYLGVRP
- a CDS encoding thiamine pyrophosphate-dependent enzyme, whose translation is MSFTLKELSHSEDRLTEGHRLCAGCSESIVARQVLMASKKPVVVANATGCFEVSTTIYPFTSWNVPWIHSAFENAPASIGGVEATYLALKRKGKITEDINFLAFGGDGATYDIGFQALSGAIERGHRFLYVCLNNEAYMNTGIQRSGATGRGAQTTTCPAGTCVPGKKEFPKDLTRIIIAHDLPYAAQASPHNWRDLMEKAEKGLECGGPAFMNVVTPCPRGWRFDPALTIEISRLAVETCIWPLYEFEKGKWSLTGESKRIAEGKKEKRPVMDWIKSQGRFGHLLKDKWSPVIEEIQANVDKKWEELIKLSQM
- a CDS encoding 4Fe-4S binding protein, which translates into the protein MADKSSKELEPGAMICEAGNAREYKTGDWRSKRPEVDKEKCTNCLFCWIYCPDNSIIVENEKMKGIKYSHCKGCGICANQCPAKAITMIEEGA
- a CDS encoding CBS domain-containing protein gives rise to the protein MAERKLRVEDYMVRDVIEIPGGYTVAQTTAKLISTEFHGLPVTEGGRLIGFITAKELLRNANRPKELVRNIIKKGTVSVNPQMDLDDAARVLFRHGLRNVPVVDEKGVLIGIISNLDIVRSHIERATPNKVNMIKNFLESKHHITIVVKRRLIPIEDLRPTQHEVYADELFGRMEEIKRGLVEPIIVVQKHDHYILVDGHHRALASKKMGVKQFTAFVLEPSVDVELGLERSADERGLHTLDDVKIIDGSHHPLIEITTRFMKDETPL
- a CDS encoding 2-oxoacid:acceptor oxidoreductase family protein, which encodes MIIFKVCEGVEVKTIEIRWHGRGGQGVVTANEILAGAALKEGKYIKAFPEFGPERMGAPIRAFARISDEPINVHSQVYYPDIVVVIDPTLIGVVNVLDGLKQKGSVIANYPDGKDKLKMKIGSEADVHAVNATKIALDELGRPMTNTAMLGALVKVSDMVSLKSVTEELRAKFTGKFKNDVIAKNVKAVQRAYEEVD
- the ppsA gene encoding phosphoenolpyruvate synthase, giving the protein MKRITSIADLSKNDIPIAGGKAANLGELVSAGFNVPPGFVLTTLAYDDFIASNNLVPKINEVLASVDVNSEPSLQGASVAIRKAFEESLIPADLTKEVLKEYGRMFKGKKACLVAVRSSATAEDLPTASFAGQQDTYLNVPNADDLMDKIKKCWSSLFTPRAIAYRATKNFEHSAVKLAVVVQKMVNSDISGIMFTVDPNSEMPHIIIEAGYGLGEAIVSGKVTPDTYVVEKFHNKIINKRVAKQTWKFVRGKVGDTIKEDIAPELVSAQKLTDEQIFAVADIGKNIESHYDRPMDIEWCIEDEQVFVVQARPVTTLGNNGDKAGKDTVSEEMKSDKILVKGLAASPGNASGRVRHVADEMNLEVIKKGDIMVTKMTTPDMVPAMTRAAAIVTEEGGMTCHAAIVARELGIPCVVGASDAITILTEGLLVTVEGKTGVVYEGEIAVKKKEENSCESKSAKGSGMMVPVTGTKVYVNIGVPQKAEEYCALPVSGVGLMRIEFLFTSYIQEHPLAMMEKGKSQELVDRLANGISVVAKAFFPRPVILRTSDFKTNEYREMKGGEKYEPKESNPMIGWRGCSRYVSDSYREAFKLELKAIKKVREEMGLKNVMIMLPFVRTIDELKKISAMMAEVGLERNRDLKLYLMAEIPANIFMAAEFSDYCDGFSIGSNDLTQLTMGADRDSDVLGKMGYFDERNEAIKRAINILITEAHKKGRTVSICGQAPSVYPEFTEFLVKAGIDSISLNPDTVMDTIPIIASAEQRLLLEAARRQKE